A portion of the Candidatus Zixiibacteriota bacterium genome contains these proteins:
- a CDS encoding FlgD immunoglobulin-like domain containing protein: MKIMRLSLAAAGFLFFAIPASATVWVVNVQDFSFSPKNLTVMQGDTVRWQRVGGTHTTTSGSPCSPDGLWSQVIDAGHTTYQRQFSQVGTFPYYCIPHCEFGMTGTITVDRAAAIGGGESGDPLPRTASLEQNYPNPFNAATEIYFDLTIDATAQVAVFDILGRTVRTLESGYFSSGRHHVTWDATDADGRNVPTGVYFFRLVTDREAVTRKMVLLR, encoded by the coding sequence ATGAAGATCATGCGTCTGAGTCTCGCCGCGGCGGGGTTTCTTTTCTTTGCCATCCCGGCGTCGGCGACCGTCTGGGTCGTCAACGTGCAGGACTTCTCCTTCAGCCCCAAGAACCTCACCGTCATGCAGGGAGACACGGTCAGGTGGCAACGCGTCGGCGGAACTCACACAACGACCTCGGGATCGCCCTGCTCGCCCGACGGACTCTGGAGCCAGGTCATCGACGCCGGGCACACGACATACCAGCGCCAGTTCTCCCAAGTCGGGACCTTTCCCTACTACTGCATCCCCCACTGTGAATTCGGCATGACCGGCACGATCACTGTGGACCGGGCAGCCGCCATCGGCGGTGGGGAGTCCGGGGACCCGTTGCCGCGGACAGCATCGCTGGAGCAGAACTACCCGAATCCCTTCAACGCAGCCACAGAAATCTACTTTGACCTAACAATCGACGCCACGGCCCAAGTAGCGGTTTTCGACATCCTGGGCCGGACCGTGCGCACCCTGGAGAGCGGCTATTTCTCGTCCGGTCGTCACCATGTCACTTGGGATGCCACCGATGCAGACGGCCGAAACGTTCCAACAGGCGTTTACTTCTTCCGTCTGGTCACCGACCGGGAGGCCGTGACGCGCAAGATGGTGCTATTGCGTTAG